One genomic window of Methanosarcina acetivorans C2A includes the following:
- a CDS encoding transglutaminase-like domain-containing protein — protein MNNPEFSEKNAPEKNALSIIAVLFICLVLVTIIGFLFSESIGNFTNDLKGYLGLGAEPEISEEVFIPERASFTFPAVPSYSTSNKELTPVLRTPLQPGFSLSSNYQTSEYYQGGISYVKISIKNEGRNPIFIDRYGVSVNASVNRIFSEDCGVLLVPGEEQNLGVIAVEVPEEEKATINIVLWLLASTSEGKWHEYEPYFMNGVVTDLKPMPEKITPKYRYNPSYYFKTINRLVEPSEPDVRARAAEVARSYPGAYNIYQICALFDTVKEDIEYVSDPRGNDIWEPANVTLRIGAGDCEDQAILLSSMIEAVGGTTRVYLTDNHAFAAVYIGNGTDAIEAEVKGIRAYYGNVDVNYLTDEYGSWLMLDPTSSLYAGGLPGKTAQTKVHAVGENETYRSWTFINTSTVKVIDISPGD, from the coding sequence ATGAATAACCCGGAGTTTTCAGAAAAAAACGCACCAGAAAAAAACGCACTCTCGATTATTGCTGTCTTATTTATATGCCTTGTACTTGTTACAATTATCGGGTTTCTCTTTTCGGAGTCAATTGGCAATTTTACGAATGACTTAAAAGGTTATCTTGGATTGGGCGCGGAGCCTGAAATCTCTGAAGAGGTATTCATACCTGAGAGGGCTTCTTTTACTTTTCCGGCAGTCCCTTCGTACTCCACTTCGAATAAAGAACTTACTCCAGTCCTGAGAACTCCATTGCAGCCCGGTTTTTCTCTGAGCAGCAATTACCAGACCTCGGAGTATTACCAGGGTGGAATAAGTTATGTTAAAATCAGCATTAAAAACGAAGGTCGAAACCCGATCTTTATTGATAGGTACGGAGTTTCGGTTAACGCCTCCGTAAACCGTATCTTTTCCGAAGACTGCGGAGTTTTGCTTGTTCCGGGGGAAGAGCAAAATCTCGGGGTAATCGCAGTTGAGGTCCCTGAAGAAGAAAAAGCCACCATCAACATAGTCCTCTGGCTGCTTGCCTCGACCTCGGAAGGGAAATGGCACGAGTACGAGCCCTATTTTATGAACGGAGTCGTTACCGATCTAAAGCCAATGCCCGAAAAAATTACTCCGAAATACCGATATAACCCTTCCTATTACTTTAAAACAATAAACCGACTTGTGGAGCCATCCGAACCGGACGTGAGAGCCAGAGCAGCCGAAGTAGCTCGTTCATATCCCGGAGCTTATAATATCTACCAGATCTGCGCCCTCTTTGACACGGTAAAAGAAGATATCGAATACGTAAGTGATCCGAGGGGTAACGACATATGGGAACCAGCCAATGTTACTCTGAGAATAGGAGCCGGAGACTGCGAGGATCAGGCAATTCTTCTTTCCTCCATGATCGAAGCTGTGGGAGGGACTACCCGGGTTTACCTGACAGATAACCATGCCTTTGCAGCCGTTTATATAGGCAACGGAACCGATGCAATTGAAGCCGAAGTTAAAGGAATAAGGGCTTATTACGGAAATGTTGACGTAAACTACCTGACTGACGAATACGGTTCCTGGCTCATGCTCGACCCGACTTCCAGCCTTTATGCAGGCGGGCTTCCCGGAAAAACAGCCCAGACAAAGGTCCATGCCGTCGGGGAAAACGAAACTTACAGGAGCTGGACCTTCATAAACACAAGCACAGTTAAAGTCATTGACATAAGTCCCGGGGATTGA
- the nifU gene encoding Fe-S cluster assembly scaffold protein NifU codes for MYNKKVMDHFMNPRNVGEIEDADGIGEAGNPHGDQMKIFLKIRDNRIEDVKFKTFGCAAAIASSSMATELIKGKTLEEAWELTNEDVAEALEGLPPGKLECSVVSREATHMAINDYRKKQGLEPLK; via the coding sequence GTGTACAATAAAAAGGTGATGGACCATTTTATGAATCCGAGAAACGTGGGGGAAATAGAGGACGCTGACGGCATAGGAGAAGCCGGAAACCCGCATGGGGATCAGATGAAAATTTTCCTGAAAATCCGGGACAACAGGATTGAAGATGTAAAATTCAAGACATTTGGATGTGCAGCAGCAATCGCATCCAGCAGCATGGCAACCGAACTGATAAAAGGCAAGACCCTTGAAGAAGCCTGGGAGCTTACAAACGAAGACGTGGCTGAAGCGCTTGAAGGTCTTCCTCCGGGAAAACTGGAGTGTTCTGTAGTTTCCAGAGAAGCAACCCACATGGCAATCAATGATTACCGAAAAAAGCAGGGACTTGAACCTCTTAAATGA
- a CDS encoding carbohydrate kinase family protein, with amino-acid sequence MNKNIVIAGSATVDKIVQKGTITVKIGGVVTYAGITFKKKNLTPIIISNVSHTNKDIIDFFLNQKIRFINGHTERTTEFINYIDEENRKQEMPCCAIPIDLGTKLKEIDRVEHIHLGPLHPEDIHPSFFKETEKKFFVSLDVQGYVRKAEQNKIKYCVSENLHDVLNMSDVIKAEIKEFGEILKTYKMTPEELIKHYNLKEIVVTTGKKGGYIVSDSGKRTEYRAHRVKKVVDTTGAGDVFFASYIASRYYRKRDAKESSNYAAYISAKHIEGNYIHQELLEINI; translated from the coding sequence ATGAATAAAAATATAGTAATTGCTGGGTCGGCAACTGTAGATAAAATTGTCCAAAAAGGGACTATAACTGTTAAAATAGGCGGAGTTGTTACTTATGCAGGAATTACATTCAAAAAAAAGAATTTAACTCCTATTATTATATCAAATGTATCTCACACCAATAAAGACATTATTGATTTTTTTCTAAATCAAAAAATAAGATTCATAAACGGACACACCGAGAGAACAACTGAGTTCATTAACTATATTGATGAGGAAAATAGGAAACAGGAAATGCCTTGTTGTGCCATTCCAATTGATCTTGGTACAAAGTTGAAAGAGATAGATCGCGTAGAACACATTCATTTGGGGCCTTTACATCCTGAGGATATACATCCATCTTTTTTTAAGGAAACTGAGAAAAAATTCTTTGTCAGCTTAGATGTTCAGGGTTATGTTAGAAAAGCCGAGCAAAATAAAATCAAATACTGTGTTTCAGAGAATTTACATGACGTTCTAAATATGTCAGATGTGATAAAAGCTGAAATTAAAGAATTTGGTGAAATCCTGAAAACATATAAAATGACTCCTGAAGAACTAATTAAGCACTATAATCTAAAAGAAATCGTAGTTACCACCGGAAAAAAAGGCGGATATATCGTGTCCGATTCCGGAAAAAGAACAGAATATAGAGCACATAGAGTCAAAAAAGTCGTAGATACAACAGGAGCAGGAGACGTATTTTTTGCATCTTATATTGCTTCGAGGTACTATAGAAAACGTGATGCAAAAGAATCAAGCAATTATGCAGCATATATATCTGCAAAACATATTGAGGGGAACTATATCCACCAAGAACTACTGGAAATAAATATCTAA
- a CDS encoding TIR domain-containing protein, giving the protein MQNKKVSAFIGSSKEGLGIAQAIQLELEEYATCTIWYQGIFGLNEGTLESLEKSLEKFEFAILVLTPDDVVISRDKVVQLPRDNVLFELGLFMGRLGRKRVFIVYCDEENVKLPSDLAGVTVCRISKPDENKELKKYSITELLPKIGPAVTKIRSEIYEVQKSQPKQVEIYYVSPTLSHNEYYSRLQTIIEAELSKVKNTTWHFCPPQGETSYDIFMELENILSITKQNDIVLLVPKDLSNLRIKKLFQEIIRKCPSGKLVFIDQQPPSDLLNDPSNRISFVGIDNLKVGILAAFALYDRMSKMPDRLYCAIEGPGGDMRNKGFIDGIKFFDPDNEVEVFTIGDVDRFESLPYISQIIKSCPSETSLGIFAGNDETALAVIRSVEDSELNNVFVVGCDATREMRSLVESKNSAAIATIDTGLFSQAKKIVQVIQTGGVEFQEPKLYPLNLRFRKLLRDQKFRDIWDSGK; this is encoded by the coding sequence ATGCAAAATAAAAAAGTTTCGGCTTTTATAGGTTCTTCAAAAGAAGGGCTGGGAATTGCACAAGCAATTCAACTTGAACTGGAAGAATATGCAACTTGTACCATTTGGTATCAAGGGATCTTCGGTCTTAATGAAGGAACTCTTGAATCATTAGAAAAATCATTAGAAAAATTTGAGTTTGCAATTCTGGTATTAACACCCGATGATGTTGTAATTAGCAGAGATAAAGTAGTACAACTACCAAGAGATAACGTATTATTTGAACTTGGATTATTTATGGGTCGCCTTGGAAGAAAACGTGTTTTCATAGTTTATTGCGATGAAGAAAACGTCAAATTACCATCTGACCTGGCAGGAGTTACTGTGTGTCGCATCAGTAAACCAGATGAAAATAAAGAATTAAAAAAATATTCGATAACAGAATTGTTGCCAAAGATCGGGCCTGCTGTTACTAAAATTCGTTCCGAAATATATGAAGTTCAAAAATCTCAACCAAAACAAGTCGAAATTTACTACGTTTCTCCAACTTTGTCACATAATGAATACTACTCTCGCCTTCAGACAATTATAGAAGCTGAACTATCAAAAGTCAAAAATACAACCTGGCATTTTTGCCCACCACAGGGTGAAACATCTTATGATATATTCATGGAACTTGAAAATATACTCTCAATAACAAAACAAAATGATATTGTGCTGCTCGTCCCAAAAGATTTAAGCAATCTCCGAATAAAAAAACTGTTTCAAGAAATAATAAGAAAGTGCCCATCGGGAAAATTGGTATTTATAGATCAGCAACCTCCATCAGATTTACTAAATGATCCCTCAAATAGAATATCATTTGTGGGAATAGATAATCTCAAAGTTGGAATCCTGGCCGCATTTGCTCTATATGACAGGATGTCAAAAATGCCTGACCGCCTTTATTGTGCTATCGAAGGACCAGGAGGAGACATGAGGAACAAAGGTTTTATAGACGGAATTAAATTTTTTGATCCAGATAACGAGGTTGAGGTTTTTACCATTGGAGATGTCGATAGATTTGAAAGTCTCCCTTACATATCGCAAATAATCAAAAGCTGTCCTTCTGAAACAAGTTTAGGAATTTTTGCTGGAAATGACGAAACTGCACTTGCAGTTATCAGATCAGTGGAAGATTCCGAACTAAATAACGTATTCGTAGTTGGTTGTGATGCTACCAGAGAAATGAGATCTCTTGTTGAAAGCAAAAACTCCGCAGCCATAGCTACAATAGATACGGGCCTCTTCAGTCAGGCAAAAAAAATAGTACAGGTAATCCAAACTGGAGGGGTTGAATTTCAAGAACCTAAACTCTATCCTCTGAATCTTCGCTTCAGAAAATTACTTCGAGATCAGAAATTTAGAGATATTTGGGATTCCGGGAAATGA
- the mptN gene encoding tetrahydromethanopterin:alpha-L-glutamate ligase yields the protein MKKIGIAITDPEDWTARALITAAKEKGFFPFILDLRIAEVSISSKTSEPATLFKAGEILLSDLDALIVRDVGAGAFEGVSFRFDILRELEAGGVTVMNSPEAIQNAANKYHASYLLARAGLPVPETVAVQSVEAALRAASGFGDAVIKPVFGYKGKDIARVKDGEIRFSDRKTGPGTVEEILEKLLEERGMLYIQEFIENPGRDIRAFVVGGKAIGAIYRKAAAGSWVNNLSRGGSADRCVLAEEQKEIAEKAALAVGTTFAGIDIIEGAKAQTGNENKKTEDKSTGQGSRILEVNGTPSGKGIFDAWGINPAEYILEYLQNIL from the coding sequence ATGAAAAAAATAGGGATCGCGATCACCGACCCGGAAGACTGGACAGCCCGGGCACTCATCACTGCAGCGAAGGAAAAAGGCTTTTTTCCTTTTATTCTGGACCTCAGGATAGCAGAGGTTAGCATAAGTTCAAAAACTTCCGAGCCGGCAACTCTTTTTAAAGCAGGGGAAATCCTGCTCTCGGATCTTGACGCCCTTATTGTCAGAGATGTAGGGGCAGGGGCTTTTGAAGGAGTGTCTTTCAGGTTTGATATCCTGAGGGAACTGGAGGCAGGAGGAGTCACGGTCATGAACTCTCCGGAAGCAATTCAGAATGCAGCAAACAAGTACCATGCTTCTTACCTCCTGGCAAGAGCCGGGCTGCCAGTGCCTGAGACTGTAGCCGTCCAGAGCGTTGAAGCAGCCTTAAGGGCAGCGTCCGGGTTCGGAGATGCCGTCATAAAACCTGTTTTTGGATATAAGGGAAAGGATATCGCAAGGGTAAAAGACGGAGAAATCAGGTTTTCAGACCGGAAAACAGGACCTGGAACTGTGGAAGAGATTCTTGAAAAGCTGCTTGAAGAGAGGGGGATGCTGTATATTCAGGAATTTATAGAAAACCCTGGGAGGGACATCAGGGCTTTTGTCGTGGGAGGCAAAGCAATAGGTGCAATTTACCGAAAAGCTGCTGCAGGTTCCTGGGTAAACAACCTCAGCCGAGGAGGAAGTGCAGACCGCTGTGTACTTGCAGAGGAACAAAAAGAAATCGCGGAAAAAGCCGCCCTTGCAGTAGGCACGACATTTGCGGGTATTGATATAATAGAAGGGGCCAAAGCTCAAACTGGCAATGAAAATAAAAAAACTGAAGATAAAAGCACTGGCCAGGGCTCCAGGATACTTGAAGTCAACGGAACGCCTTCAGGAAAAGGGATTTTCGATGCATGGGGGATTAACCCTGCCGAATATATCCTGGAATACCTGCAAAATATTTTATGA
- the truD gene encoding tRNA pseudouridine(13) synthase TruD, whose translation MEVPEIEKQIGINLYSTNTEGLGGRLRQEVEDFIVKEITNREEGKDGRYLVLELTKRDWDTHHFTRTLAKILQISQKRISVAGTKDKRALTTQKISIFDIDALEIEKIHLKDVELKVLGRSRKSVELGDLWGNEFIITIRDISSSPEETRTILEKTNSKVLTQGGVPNFFGVQRFGSVRSVTHLVGKAIVEGNFEKAAMLYIAEPFPEEPEETKAARQFVKETRDFKEGLKTYPLRLGHERAMMNHLISNPEDYSGAFSVLPKNLYRMFVHAYQSYIYNMILCRRIESGISLNRAVEGDIVCFRNEAGLPDSSKTEKVTSETVNAMNRLIKHGRAFITAPLPGFNTEFASGVPGEIESKILKELRVSLEGFNVEEFPEMSSKGTRREVLLQVEPKFEVGEDELNPGKSKTVLEFMLPKGSYATTVLREYMKVDPLQMS comes from the coding sequence ATGGAAGTTCCAGAAATTGAAAAACAGATCGGAATAAATCTTTACTCTACTAACACCGAAGGTCTCGGAGGTCGACTCCGGCAGGAAGTGGAGGATTTTATTGTTAAAGAGATTACAAATAGAGAGGAAGGAAAGGATGGGAGATACCTTGTTCTCGAACTCACAAAACGCGACTGGGATACCCACCACTTTACCCGGACCCTGGCAAAAATCCTGCAGATAAGCCAGAAGCGAATAAGCGTTGCAGGCACAAAAGACAAGCGAGCCCTCACCACCCAGAAGATCAGCATTTTCGATATCGATGCCCTGGAAATTGAAAAAATCCATTTAAAAGATGTAGAGCTGAAAGTCCTGGGTCGATCCCGAAAGTCCGTGGAACTCGGAGACCTGTGGGGAAACGAGTTTATAATTACAATCAGGGACATATCAAGTTCTCCCGAAGAAACCAGAACCATACTGGAGAAAACAAACAGCAAAGTCCTGACCCAGGGAGGAGTCCCGAATTTTTTCGGGGTCCAGCGTTTCGGCTCTGTCCGCTCTGTGACTCACCTGGTCGGAAAAGCCATTGTTGAAGGAAACTTTGAAAAAGCTGCCATGCTCTACATTGCCGAGCCCTTCCCGGAAGAACCCGAGGAGACAAAAGCAGCCCGCCAGTTCGTAAAAGAGACCCGCGACTTCAAAGAAGGCCTCAAAACCTATCCCCTCCGCCTGGGCCACGAAAGGGCAATGATGAACCACCTCATCTCAAACCCTGAGGACTATTCCGGAGCCTTCAGCGTGCTCCCTAAAAACCTGTACAGGATGTTCGTACACGCCTACCAGTCTTATATTTATAACATGATCCTCTGCCGCAGGATCGAAAGTGGCATCTCCTTAAACAGGGCAGTGGAAGGAGACATCGTCTGCTTCAGGAACGAAGCCGGGCTTCCGGACTCATCAAAGACGGAAAAAGTCACTTCCGAAACCGTAAACGCCATGAACCGCCTGATAAAGCACGGCAGAGCCTTCATAACCGCCCCTCTTCCGGGCTTTAACACCGAATTTGCATCCGGGGTCCCCGGAGAAATCGAAAGTAAGATCCTTAAAGAACTTAGAGTTTCGCTTGAAGGCTTTAATGTGGAAGAGTTCCCGGAAATGAGTTCGAAAGGTACCCGCAGAGAAGTCCTCCTGCAGGTTGAACCGAAATTTGAGGTTGGAGAAGACGAGTTAAACCCTGGAAAATCAAAAACTGTGCTTGAGTTCATGCTGCCCAAGGGAAGTTACGCTACAACCGTGCTGCGGGAATACATGAAAGTTGATCCCTTGCAGATGAGCTGA
- the pth2 gene encoding peptidyl-tRNA hydrolase Pth2, protein MSEYKQCIVTRDDLKLSKGKFAVQVAHAALSAAEWASKSDLEKWKEGGQKKIVLRVPTIKDLYELKEKARREGLPTALIQDAGLTEIPAGTVTVLGIGPAKEEVIDKVTRDLKLV, encoded by the coding sequence ATGAGCGAATACAAACAGTGTATAGTTACCCGGGACGACCTGAAGCTTTCAAAAGGTAAGTTTGCCGTACAGGTAGCTCACGCAGCTCTTTCTGCGGCTGAATGGGCAAGCAAAAGCGACCTTGAAAAATGGAAAGAAGGAGGACAAAAAAAAATTGTCCTGAGAGTTCCCACCATTAAGGACCTGTATGAACTTAAGGAAAAAGCAAGACGGGAAGGACTCCCGACAGCCCTGATACAGGACGCAGGCCTTACGGAAATTCCGGCTGGGACGGTCACGGTGCTTGGGATAGGCCCGGCAAAAGAAGAGGTTATAGATAAGGTTACGCGGGATCTCAAACTTGTTTAA